The proteins below come from a single Miscanthus floridulus cultivar M001 chromosome 1, ASM1932011v1, whole genome shotgun sequence genomic window:
- the LOC136459579 gene encoding uncharacterized protein, with the protein MVAMMDGSQPKAMVAALDATAHPVLPVAPKTTSAVGRMDGVMAKGPSDTTVVAEETGRELSLVLTLGGLHPPMQDEFPLRWSLIACSREKSRFLHEHKEDWDRLRVAELTPLATEADNLRRREAEACRDAEDAEKSLDELSERAWWDQEDGARVWKEQDELLQWDAEIHQRIIDLLAKAEKEWDLRLGAEERSVTLEQRAKLDAEVVAQLRKERDELRHTTERLCSEHGAAYGECNQAIQERAKA; encoded by the exons ATGGTGGCTATGATGGATGGGTCGCAACCCAAAGCTATGGTGGCAGCGCTCGATGCAACGGCGCATCCTGTGCTACCGGTGGCCCCAAAGACGACATCCGCCGTGGGCAGGATGGATGGGGTCATGGCCAAGGGACCCTCAGACACCACGGTAGTTGCTGAGGAGACCGGCAGGGAGTTGTCCCTGGTCCTAACATTGGGGGGCCTCCACCCGCCCATGCAGGATGAGTTCCCGCTCCGATGG TCTCTTATTGCTTGCAGCCGGGAGAAATCCCGGTTCCTTCATGAACACAAGGAGGATTGGGACCGCCTC AGAGTGGCCGAGTTGACTCCCCTTGCCACGGAGGCAGACAATCTTCGAcggcgggaggccgaggcctGCCGGGATGCGGAGGACGCCGAGAAGTCTTTGGATGAACTATCAGAGAGGGCATGGTGGGATCAGGAGGATGGCGCCAGAGtgtggaaggagcaggatgagctgctccagtgGGATGCCGAGATCCACCAGCGGATCATCGACCTCCTGGCCAAGGCCGAGAAGGAGTGGGATCTTAGGCTaggagccgaggagaggtccGTGACCCTGGAGCAGAGGGCAAAACTAGATGCCGAGGTGGTCGCCCAGCTAcgcaaggagcgagacgagctacgcCATACTACAGAGAGGCTTTGCTCGGAGCACGGCGCAGCCTATGGGGAGTGCAACCAGGCCATCCAAGAGCGTGCCAAGGCGTAA